A part of Rhipicephalus microplus isolate Deutch F79 chromosome 8, USDA_Rmic, whole genome shotgun sequence genomic DNA contains:
- the LOC119164047 gene encoding uncharacterized protein LOC119164047 isoform X29 gives MVVKSEYVSGYYVQQRPWSPTKRRGPISSDFKTPGPGAFTIPSTIGEKASTNVTKGQKAPAFTFGTKTEEKRDLFVPGPGAYNIAGLSEKGKETVPAPTMAPKLREPEGFKTPAPGAYNPEKAEQCVLSAAPMYTFGSKIRDPKPADIPEADRPSQEETHRRPQLVHRNRRAPRYSFGLKLKSLFRPNDNPAPGVYDIEKGDSVVYPKSPSFSIRRRLREPSPEKQPAPGTYDITRADGTLCTRSQEHTMAYRLRERSSDSAELPAPGDYDTTKADTTVFSRAPQFSLAERLHHEAPESVDFPGPTDYNISRGKTTATYRSPQYSFGLKIKDKPPDSLKFPGPGEYSPDKGDRIVRTRSPEYQMGSKLKEKPPEHFDYPGPSEYHSETADHVTRSRSPRYRFGVKITDRPPESLQYPGPGEYNIEKADQVTRTRSPEHKIGVKIKDKPGSIDYPGPGEYNIEKADHVTRSHSPQHRMGVKLKEKPPESLHYPGPGDYSAEKADHLVRSHSPRHKIGVRLTEKPPESLGYPGPGEYNVEKADRMIRNSSPQHRIGIRPEEKSPESLHYPGPGDYDARKADLVTRRRPPEHHIGKKLKDKPPESVQYPGPGEYSVERSEEITRSRSPQHQMGVKLKYRPPESHDYPGPGDYNIEKADRVARSHSPEYKIGVKLKERKADSLDYPGPGEYNIENADRVARSHSPECKIGVKLKERRPDSLDYPGPGDYNIEKADRIARCRSPEYKMGAKLQERRPNSLEYPGPGEYNIEKADRVARSHSPEYKIGVKLKERKADSLDYPGPGEYNIENADRVARSHSPECKIGVKLKERRPDSLDYPGPGDYNIEKADRIARCRSPEYKMGAKLQERRPNSLEYPGPGEYNIEKADRVARSHSPEYKIGVKLKERKADSLDYPGPGEYNIENADRVARSHSPEYKIGVKLKERRPDSLDYPGPGDYNIEKADRIARCRSPEYKMGAKLQERRPDSLEYPGPGEYNIEKADRVARSHSPEYKIGVKLKERKADSLDYPGPGEYNIENADRVARSHSPEYKIGVKLKERRPDSLDYPGPGDYNIEKADRIARCRSPEYKMGAKLQERRPDSLEYPGPGEYNIEKADRVARSHSPEYKIGVKLKERKADSLDYPGPGEYNIEKADRIARRRSPEYKMGAKLQERRPDSLEYPGPGEYNIEKADRVARSHSPEYKIGVKLKERKADSLDHPGPGEYNIENADRVACTHSPEYKIGVKLKERRPDSFDYPGPGDYNIEKADRIARCRSPEYKMGAKLQERRPDSLEYPGPGQYNIEKADRVARSHSPEYKIGVKLKEKKPDSLDYPGPGEYIIEKADRVARSHSPEYSIGVKLKDRPPDSLYYPGPAEYYPEKADRLVRSHSPEHVIGVKLKEKLPDSLEFPAACDYDVSKGDNIVYGSPPRYTIGFRTPQPVPDYTSFPAPGDYSISRSEGTLYAGSPKFSLGIKLKDRLPDHVNYPAPSDYSPGRSVSFVKERSPKFTFGFRLRPSKPYNYGYPAPGEYDPDRANELVYPRSPRFSIRSRLKERLPDNATFPAPGTYDPDKGNPAMFGLPPRPQSRSPKRSRSHDFEEKRGTTLPHERTSKRSSSFRIVRTTEDTAGERDLKGSQQTIKRSRSLSGPRPKDSVLTNGKAKAALSEIPKPKRRSESPRLTRQSRFETTEVQARSLKETKEGQRTFRVTRKQRTGMDEGEAPQVDVVVSETAMKRRLPVDITKRKTDSKAAVTEPSSSRMATKKGTFLRSLRRKLDGTEEISRTSKVVREPTKPKKTDCVVQKTKEHRERITTTSHPEAVPRRSRSLRVIRKEADEMPDKRAKSTEELTRRSPSLRAARAKQDAIEAQEADKRSRPSDRRLGRSRSLRIAQNAIDYIDEKENVSKSETHIIASYPSLHKERHPSTHLAKSLEPAAFTTSDESGMFEDDETMDSVSAHDRTFVRTPTDSSRIQVSPESFRELRHAQGCIHMAPRFPEGLDFWKPPGTGSLFAKLYQSWTQETAVSSAEAEDNSRVMFRSAASLFFRKGFAALLRNETPGPGYYNPSIGEQLRFPRMPSFTIRRKLKCPKREQTPAPWDYSPDKADPLVRPMSPSYTFGHKGDCCRCRSTSPGLYTRAVATHAPGTYCPEKSDTVLATTPAYTFGFKHKDLRPDDIPAPGAYCPEKADTVLAVTPAYTFGIKPKDAKPDDIPAPGTYRPEKAESVLVRTPAYSFGTKPKDSRNDGIPAPGKYNVPGTDTYKSKSPAYTLSYRTNIPSDHTKKPGPGAHSPERVWMNKSSSPRFSFGIRHSPVAETPKPK, from the exons GTGAAAAGGCAAGCACCAATGTGACGAAAGGGCAGAAGGCTCCGGCGTTTACTTTCGGAACCAA GACCGAGGAGAAGCGCGACCTCTTCGTCCCGGGTCCCGGCGCGTACAACATCGCGGGCCTCTCCGAGAAGGGCAAGGAGACGGTGCCGGCGCCCACCATGGCGCCCAAGCTGCGCGAGCCCGAGGGCTTCAAGACGCCCGCGCCGGGCGCCTACAACCCGGAGAAGGCCGAGCAGTGCGTGCTCAGCGCCGCGCCCATGTACACCTTCGGCTCCAAGATCAGGGACCCCAAGCCCGCCGACATACCCG AGGCCGACCGGCCAAGCCAAGAAGAAACTCACCGCCGCCCGCAGCTCGTCCACCGAAACAGACGAGCGCCCCGCTACTCCTTCGGCCTCAAACTTAAGAGCCTCTTTCGACCCAACGACAACCCCG CTCCGGGTGTTTACGACATCGAAAAGGGAGACTCAGTGGTCTACCCGAAATCTCCCAGCTTCTCGATACGACGACGACTCCGTGAGCCTAGCCCCGAAAAACAACCAG CGCCTGGAACTTACGACATAACCCGAGCAGACGGGACTCTATGCACCAGATCTCAAGAACACACGATGGCGTACCGACTGAGGGAAAGGTCGTCCGACAGCGCTGAGCTTCCCG CCCCAGGAGACTACGACACGACGAAGGCGGACACGACAGTCTTTTCAAGAGCCCCGCAGTTCAGCCTTGCCGAGAGGCTACATCACGAAGCGCCAGAGTCCGTAGACTTTCCTG GTCCTACGGACTACAATATAAGCAGAGGAAAAACTACGGCGACCTATCGATCGCCGCAGTACAGCTTCGGATTAAAGATTAAAGACAAGCCTCCGGATTCCCTGAAATTCCCAG GCCCGGGAGAGTACAGTCCAGACAAAGGAGATCGCATAGTGCGCACTAGATCACCAGAGTACCAAATGGGGTCAAAGTTGAAAGAAAAGCCTCCCGAGCACTTTGACTACCCCG GGCCAAGCGAATACCACTCAGAAACAGCTGACCACGTGACCAGAAGTCGCTCTCCACGATACAGGTTCGGCGTCAAGATAACAGACAGGCCACCCGAATCTCTGCAATACCCGG GACCCGGTGAATACAATATCGAGAAGGCAGACCAGGTCACAAGAACCCGGTCACCAGAGCATAAAATTGGTGTCAAGATAAAAGACAAGCCAGGGTCTATAGACTATCCTG GACCCGGTGAATATAACATCGAGAAAGCAGACCACGTGACAAGAAGTCACTCACCACAACATCGGATGGGCGTGAAACTAAAAGAGAAGCCACCAGAATCTCTTCATTATCCAG GACCAGGGGATTACAGTGCGGAAAAAGCAGACCACTTGGTCAGAAGTCACTCACCCCGGCATAAAATTGGAGTCAGGCTTACAGAGAAACCACCAGAATCTCTGGGCTACCCAG GTCCAGGAGAATACAATGTGGAAAAAGCAGATCGCATGATAAGAAATAGTTCACCGCAGCATAGAATTGGCATCAGGCCTGAAGAGAAATCACCGGAATCACTTCATTACCCTG GTCCGGGTGACTACGACGCGAGAAAAGCAGACCTTGTTACGAGAAGGCGACCGCCAGAGCACCACATCGGCAAGAAGCTAAAAGACAAACCACCAGAATCTGTGCAGTACCCGG GTCCCGGTGAATACAGCGTGGAAAGATCAGAAGAAATCACAAGAAGTCGATCCCCACAGCACCAAATGGGAGTCAAGCTAAAATACAGGCCACCGGAATCACATGACTATCCCG GTCCTGGAGACTACAACATAGAAAAGGCCGATAGAGTTGCACGCAGCCACTCCCCAGAATACAAGATTGGTGTTAAGTTAAAGGAGAGGAAAGCAGATTCACTGGATTACCCTG GTCCTGGGGAGTACAACATAGAAAATGCCGATAGAGTTGCACGTAGCCACTCTCCAGAATGCAAGATAGGCGTCAAGCTAAAGGAGAGACGACCGGATTCATTGGATTACCctg GTCCTGGAGACTACAACATAGAGAAGGCCGACAGAATTGCGCGCTGTCGCTCCCCAGAGTACAAGATGGGTGCCAAATTACAGGAGAGAAGACCGAATTCATTGGAATATCCTG GTCCTGGAGAATACAACATAGAAAAGGCCGATAGAGTTGCACGCAGCCACTCCCCAGAATACAAGATTGGTGTTAAGTTAAAGGAGAGGAAAGCAGACTCACTGGATTACCCGG GTCCTGGGGAGTACAACATAGAAAATGCCGATAGAGTTGCACGTAGCCACTCTCCAGAATGCAAGATAGGCGTCAAGCTAAAGGAGAGACGACCGGATTCATTGGATTACCctg GTCCTGGAGACTACAACATAGAGAAGGCCGACAGAATTGCGCGCTGTCGCTCCCCAGAGTACAAGATGGGTGCCAAATTACAGGAGAGAAGACCGAATTCATTGGAATATCCTG GTCCTGGAGAATACAACATAGAAAAGGCCGATAGAGTTGCACGCAGCCACTCCCCAGAATACAAGATTGGTGTTAAGTTAAAGGAGAGGAAAGCAGACTCACTGGATTACCCGG GTCCTGGGGAGTACAACATAGAAAATGCCGATAGAGTTGCACGTAGCCACTCTCCAGAATACAAGATAGGCGTCAAGCTAAAGGAGAGACGACCGGATTCATTGGATTACCctg GTCCTGGAGACTACAACATAGAAAAGGCCGACAGAATTGCGCGCTGTCGCTCCCCAGAGTACAAGATGGGTGCCAAATTACAGGAGAGAAGACCGGATTCATTGGAATATCCTG GTCCTGGAGAATACAACATAGAAAAGGCCGATAGAGTTGCACGCAGCCACTCCCCAGAATACAAGATTGGTGTTAAGTTAAAGGAGAGGAAAGCAGACTCACTGGATTACCCGG GTCCTGGGGAGTACAACATAGAAAATGCCGATAGAGTTGCACGTAGCCACTCTCCAGAATACAAGATAGGCGTCAAGCTAAAGGAGAGACGACCGGATTCATTGGATTACCctg GTCCTGGAGACTACAACATAGAAAAGGCTGACAGAATTGCGCGCTGTCGCTCCCCAGAGTACAAGATGGGTGCCAAATTACAGGAGAGAAGACCGGATTCATTGGAATACCCTG GTCCTGGAGAATACAACATAGAAAAGGCCGATAGAGTTGCACGCAGCCACTCCCCAGAATACAAGATTGGTGTTAAGTTAAAGGAGAGGAAAGCAGATTCACTGGATTACCCTG GTCCTGGAGAATACAACATAGAGAAGGCCGACAGAATTGCGCGCCGTCGCTCCCCAGAGTACAAGATGGGTGCCAAGTTACAGGAGAGAAGACCGGATTCCTTGGAATACCCTG GTCCTGGAGAATACAACATAGAAAAGGCCGATAGAGTTGCACGTAGCCACTCCCCAGAATACAAGATCGGTGTTAAGTTAAAGGAGAGGAAAGCAGATTCACTGGATCACCCTG GTCCTGGGGAGTACAACATAGAAAATGCCGATCGAGTTGCATGTACCCACTCTCCAGAATACAAGATAGGCGTCAAGCTAAAGGAGAGACGACCGGATTCATTTGATTACCCTG GTCCTGGAGACTACAACATAGAGAAGGCCGACAGAATTGCGCGCTGTCGCTCCCCAGAGTACAAGATGGGTGCCAAGTTACAGGAGAGAAGACCGGATTCATTGGAATATCCTG GTCCTGGACAATACAACATAGAAAAGGCCGATAGAGTTGCACGTAGCCACTCCCCAGAATACAAGATTGGTGTCaagctaaaggaaaaaaagccgGATTCGTTGGATTATCCTG GTCCAGGAGAGTACATCATTGAAAAGGCCGATAGAGTCGCCCGCAGCCACTCTCCGGAGTACAGCATCGGCGTGAAATTAAAAGATAGACCGCCGGACTCTTTGTATTATCCTG GTCCTGCAGAGTACTACCCTGAAAAGGCTGACAGGTTGGTACGAAGCCATTCTCCTGAACATGTCATCGGCGTGAAATTGAAAGAAAAGCTTCCAGATTCACTGGAATTTCCTG CTGCTTGCGACTACGACGTCTCCAAGGGAGATAACATAGTTTATGGCTCCCCTCCCAGGTATACGATAGGCTTTAGGACACCTCAACCAGTGCCAGATTATACGAGCTTCCCAG CACCTGGAGACTACAGCATTTCAAGGAGTGAAGGCACGCTTTATGCTGGCTCTCCTAAATTTAGTCTAGGAATAAAACTGAAGGACAGGCTTCCTGACCACGTCAATTACCCAG CACCGTCCGACTACAGTCCTGGCAGAAGCGTAAGCTTCGTCAAAGAAAGGTCTCCGAAATTCACGTTCGGTTTCAGGCTAAGACCGTCCAAGCCGTACAACTACGGTTACCCAG CACCGGGAGAGTACGATCCCGACAGGGCGAACGAATTGGTTTATCCAAGGTCACCACGCTTCAGTATTCGTTCGAGACTCAAAGAACGGCTACCGGACAACGCAACATTTCCAG CACCAGGTACATACGACCCCGACAAAGGCAATCCTGCCATGTTCGGATTACCACCAAGACCTCAATCGAGGAGCCCGAAGAGGTCTAGGTCTCATGATTTTGAAGAAAAGCGGG GAACGACATTACCTCATGAAAGAACAAGCAAAAGAAGCAGTTCATTCCGAATTGTGAGAACCACAGAGGATACTGCTGGTG AGCGCGATTTGAAAGGCTCCCAGCAGACGATAAAACGAAGTCGCTCTCTTAGTGGACCTCGGCCAAAGGATTCGGTTTTAACAAACGGAAAAG CAAAAGCGGCTTTGTCCGAAATTCCAAAACCTAAAAGACGGAGTGAGTCACCCCGATTGACTCGACAGTCCAGATTCGAGACCACTG AAGTTCAAGCTAGGAGTCTGAAGGAAACAAAAGAAGGACAGCGTACATTTAGGGTTACTCGCAAACAAAGGACCGGGATGGATGAAG GAGAAGCACCACAGGTGGATGTTGTCGTTTCTGAAACAGCAATGAAGCGACGATTACCTGTGGATATTACGAAGAGAAAGACGGACTCAAAAG CCGCCGTAACAGAGCCGTCGTCCTCAAGGATGGCAACGAAGAAGGGTACATTCCTTCGATCTCTGCGGAGAAAGCTGGATGGTACCGAAG aAATATCTCGGACGTCTAAAGTGGTTAGGGAGCCCACTAAGCCTAAAAAAACCGATTGCGTAGTGCAGAAGACAAAGGAACACCGAG AACGGATCACCACTACTAGTCATCCGGAAGCTGTGCCTAGGAGAAGTCGGTCTCTTCGAGTCATTCGAAAAGAGGCGGACGAGATGCCGG ACAAGCGAGCTAAGTCTACCGAAGAATTGACTAGACGAAGTCCATCTCTGCGTGCAGCACGAGCAAAGCAAGACGCAATCGAAG CCCAAGAGGCAGACAAGAGATCGAGGCCATCGGACAGAAGATTAGGGCGTAGTAGGTCTCTGCGAATTGCACAAAACGCAATCGACTACATTGATG AGAAGGAGAACGTCTCAAAGTCTGAAACTCACATCATCGCTTCCTATCCCAGTCTTCACAAGGAGCGGCACCCGAGTACCCACTTGGCTAAGAGCCTAG AGCCTGCAGCGTTTACGACGAGCGACGAAAGTGGTATGTTCGAAGACGACGAAACGATGGACAGCGTGTCGGCTCACGACAGGACGTTCGTACGAACGCCGACTG ATTCGTCGAGGATCCAAGTGTCACCGGAGAGCTTTCGGGAATTGAGGCATGCTCAGGGATGCATTCACATGGCACCAAGGTTTCCAGAGGGACTGGACTTCTGGAAACCACCCGGTACAGGGTCTTTGTTTGCTAAACTTTACCAGTCCTGGACGCAGGAAACAGCTGTTTCTTCTG CGGAAGCAGAAGACAACAGCCGAGTGATGTTCCGTTCAGCTGCAAGCCTCTTCTTCAGGAAAGGCTTTGCAGCTCTACTACGGAACGAAACACCTG GACCGGGTTACTACAACCCTAGCATCGGTGAGCAGCTACGCTTTCCTCGAATGCCAAGCTTTACGATACGAAGAAAGCTCAAGTGTCCGAAGAGAGAGCAGACTCCCG CTCCCTGGGATTACAGCCCCGACAAAGCGGACCCTCTCGTGCGGCCCATGTCGCCATCTTACACCTTCGGACACAAGGGCGACTGTTGTCGTTGCAGAAGCACGAGTCCCGGTTTGTACACTCGTGCAGTGGCTACCCACG CTCCTGGCACCTACTGTCCTGAGAAATCTGACACGGTTCTAGCCACGACACCGGCTTACACCTTTGGTTTCAAGCATAAGGACCTTAGGCCTGACGATATTCCTG